A portion of the Platichthys flesus chromosome 7, fPlaFle2.1, whole genome shotgun sequence genome contains these proteins:
- the mybpha gene encoding myosin binding protein Ha isoform X1 has translation MPGKPAPIKKSPAKKAAGKAPEPAPEPEPAPVEAPPAEPAAAPPEAPVEAAPPAEADAASPAAPAEDAPAAEESAPAAPAEAAVVEEPPKAPTPPPPAVPTSAPLDVSVEDVNDSSLTIQWRTPETIGDSGLDGYTIEYCKDGTTAWVVVNEELTQANCFCIKNLTAGDLLLVRVVAVNAGGRSEPGVLAAPVPIREVVERPRIRMPRMLRTRFIRQVGEQVNLVIPFLGKPKPVVSWLKDGQPVDPKRLNIRNSDNDSIMFIRTAQREDSGVYELTVKVDSFEDKAALTLQIVELPGSPVSVKLVDSWGFNAALEWTPPKDNGNTDITGYTVQKSDRKTGEWFTVLEHYHRLSATVSDLIMGNSYAFRVFAENLVGKSEKGTVTKQVATILKTGIVYKPPQYVDHDFTEAPKFTTALNDRAATVGYTTKLLCSVRGSPKPQIEWLKNQMIIGDDPKYRKLSNQGICSLEIRKPGSFDGGVYTCRAKNAQGEATVSCKLEVKQVIIGEAEKRK, from the exons ATGCCAGGAAAACCTGCTCCCATCAAGAAGTCTCCTGCCAAGAAGGCCGCCGGGAAGGCACCTGAGCCGGCCCCGGAGCCTGAACCCGCCCCGGTAGAAGCTCCACCTGCGGAACCGGCTGCGGCCCCACCGGAGGCTCCGGTCGAGGCAGCTCCTCCTGCGGAGGCAGACGCAGCATCGCCCGCAGCCCCAGCTGAGGACGCCCCCGCCGCGGAGGAAAGCGCTCCAG CTGCTCCAGCAGAAGCTGCCGTTGTTGAGGAGCCACCCAAGGCCCCCACACCGCCACCTCCTGCAG TCCCCACCAGCGCTCCTCTGGACGTGTCTGTGGAGGATGTGAACGACTCCAGCCTCACTATCCAATGGAGGACGCCGGAGACTATTGGAGACTCCGGCCTGGACGGATACACCATCGAGTACTGCAAGGATGGAA CAACAGCCTGGGTTGTAGTTAACGAGGAACTGACCCAAGCAAACTGCTTCTGCATCAAGAATCTGACAGCCGGTGACCTGCTGCTTGTTCGCGTGGTGGCTGTAAACGCTGGCGGTCGCAGTGAACCTGGTGTACTGGCTGCGCCCGTGCCAATCCGTGAGGTTGTTG aacgTCCCAGGATCCGCATGCCCCGCATGCTCAGAACTCGTTTCATCAGGCAGGTTGGAGAGCAGGTCAACCTGGTCATCCCCTTTCTT GGGAAGCCCAAACCTGTGGTGTCCTGGCTGAAGGACGGTCAGCCTGTAGATCCGAAGAGGCTCAACATCAGGAACAGCGACAACGACAGCATCATGTTCATCCGCACAGCTCAGCGGGAGGACTCCGGCGTTTACGAGTTGACTGTTAAAGTGGACAGCTTTGAAGACAAAGCCGCGCTCACCCTTCAGATTGTGG AGCTGCCCGGTTCTCCTGTCAGTGTGAAGCTGGTGGACAGCTGGGGCTTCAATGCTGCTCTCGAATGGACCCCTCCCAAGGATAACGGCAACACAGACATCACTGGCTACACCGTTCAGAAGTCGGACAGGAAGACCGGG GAATGGTTCACGGTGCTGGAGCACTACCACAGGCTAAGTGCCACCGTCTCAGACCTCATCATGGGCAACTCGTACGCTTTCCGGGTGTTCGCTGAGAACCTGGTGGGCAAGAGTGAGAAGGGAACTGTCACCAAACAGGTGGCCACCATCCTGAAGACAG GTATTGTCTACAAGCCCCCCCAGTACGTGGACCACGATTTCACCGAGGCGCCAAAGTTCACCACCGCCCTCAACGACCGCGCTGCCACTGTGGGGTACACCAccaagctgctgtgttctgtcCGTGGAAGTCCCAAG ccaCAGATCGAGTGGCTGAAAAACCAGATGATCATCGGCGACGACCCCAAGTATCGTAAGCTCTCCAACCAAGGCATCTGCTCACTGGAGATCCGTAAGCCGGGCAGCTTCGACGGCGGCGTGTACACCTGCAGAGCCAAGAACGCCCAGGGAGAGGCCACAGTGTCCTGCAAGCTGGAGGTCAAAC AGGTAATTATCGGGGAGGCTGAAAAGCGAAAATAA
- the mybpha gene encoding myosin binding protein Ha isoform X2 — MPGKPAPIKKSPAKKAAGKAPEPAPEPEPAPVEAPPAEPAAAPPEAPVEAAPPAEADAASPAAPAEDAPAAEESAPVPTSAPLDVSVEDVNDSSLTIQWRTPETIGDSGLDGYTIEYCKDGTTAWVVVNEELTQANCFCIKNLTAGDLLLVRVVAVNAGGRSEPGVLAAPVPIREVVERPRIRMPRMLRTRFIRQVGEQVNLVIPFLGKPKPVVSWLKDGQPVDPKRLNIRNSDNDSIMFIRTAQREDSGVYELTVKVDSFEDKAALTLQIVELPGSPVSVKLVDSWGFNAALEWTPPKDNGNTDITGYTVQKSDRKTGEWFTVLEHYHRLSATVSDLIMGNSYAFRVFAENLVGKSEKGTVTKQVATILKTGIVYKPPQYVDHDFTEAPKFTTALNDRAATVGYTTKLLCSVRGSPKPQIEWLKNQMIIGDDPKYRKLSNQGICSLEIRKPGSFDGGVYTCRAKNAQGEATVSCKLEVKQVIIGEAEKRK, encoded by the exons ATGCCAGGAAAACCTGCTCCCATCAAGAAGTCTCCTGCCAAGAAGGCCGCCGGGAAGGCACCTGAGCCGGCCCCGGAGCCTGAACCCGCCCCGGTAGAAGCTCCACCTGCGGAACCGGCTGCGGCCCCACCGGAGGCTCCGGTCGAGGCAGCTCCTCCTGCGGAGGCAGACGCAGCATCGCCCGCAGCCCCAGCTGAGGACGCCCCCGCCGCGGAGGAAAGCGCTCCAG TCCCCACCAGCGCTCCTCTGGACGTGTCTGTGGAGGATGTGAACGACTCCAGCCTCACTATCCAATGGAGGACGCCGGAGACTATTGGAGACTCCGGCCTGGACGGATACACCATCGAGTACTGCAAGGATGGAA CAACAGCCTGGGTTGTAGTTAACGAGGAACTGACCCAAGCAAACTGCTTCTGCATCAAGAATCTGACAGCCGGTGACCTGCTGCTTGTTCGCGTGGTGGCTGTAAACGCTGGCGGTCGCAGTGAACCTGGTGTACTGGCTGCGCCCGTGCCAATCCGTGAGGTTGTTG aacgTCCCAGGATCCGCATGCCCCGCATGCTCAGAACTCGTTTCATCAGGCAGGTTGGAGAGCAGGTCAACCTGGTCATCCCCTTTCTT GGGAAGCCCAAACCTGTGGTGTCCTGGCTGAAGGACGGTCAGCCTGTAGATCCGAAGAGGCTCAACATCAGGAACAGCGACAACGACAGCATCATGTTCATCCGCACAGCTCAGCGGGAGGACTCCGGCGTTTACGAGTTGACTGTTAAAGTGGACAGCTTTGAAGACAAAGCCGCGCTCACCCTTCAGATTGTGG AGCTGCCCGGTTCTCCTGTCAGTGTGAAGCTGGTGGACAGCTGGGGCTTCAATGCTGCTCTCGAATGGACCCCTCCCAAGGATAACGGCAACACAGACATCACTGGCTACACCGTTCAGAAGTCGGACAGGAAGACCGGG GAATGGTTCACGGTGCTGGAGCACTACCACAGGCTAAGTGCCACCGTCTCAGACCTCATCATGGGCAACTCGTACGCTTTCCGGGTGTTCGCTGAGAACCTGGTGGGCAAGAGTGAGAAGGGAACTGTCACCAAACAGGTGGCCACCATCCTGAAGACAG GTATTGTCTACAAGCCCCCCCAGTACGTGGACCACGATTTCACCGAGGCGCCAAAGTTCACCACCGCCCTCAACGACCGCGCTGCCACTGTGGGGTACACCAccaagctgctgtgttctgtcCGTGGAAGTCCCAAG ccaCAGATCGAGTGGCTGAAAAACCAGATGATCATCGGCGACGACCCCAAGTATCGTAAGCTCTCCAACCAAGGCATCTGCTCACTGGAGATCCGTAAGCCGGGCAGCTTCGACGGCGGCGTGTACACCTGCAGAGCCAAGAACGCCCAGGGAGAGGCCACAGTGTCCTGCAAGCTGGAGGTCAAAC AGGTAATTATCGGGGAGGCTGAAAAGCGAAAATAA